A single window of Narcine bancroftii isolate sNarBan1 chromosome 1, sNarBan1.hap1, whole genome shotgun sequence DNA harbors:
- the rest gene encoding RE1-silencing transcription factor isoform X1: MAAQVLEQSSGSGMFSHSNIGISSNEELCGLNYLSKNDLTAAPQLVMLANVALTGDISCYDSHGEDRLMAELKTVDDNLSDNEEDLRSDVNDTLQSENVNTENQSVPNVVTKRGSESSSQVLSTDSPEVVNPESLTDKGKKSKPFRCRPCDYEAESEMEFVHHIKVHSAKKFIVEENAEKQSKSKVPDPLPEEADISKGPIRCDRCGYNTNRYDHYLAHLKHHEKVGENEKVYKCTICTYTTVSEYHWKKHLRNHFPRKVYTCSQCSYFSDRKNNYVQHMRTHTGERPYKCPQCPYSSSQKTHLTRHMRTHSGEKPFKCDQCNYVASNQHEVTRHARQVHNGPKPLTCPHCEYRTADRSNFKKHVELHVNPRQFLCPVCKYAASKKCNLQYHIKSKHPHCSDITMDVSKVKLRTKRLELDVPLAKIGKKMSDKLKRAGDLDKRGTVKAEKTSAVSKEHNLGTINSKVKAQNCKAFSHKHLSRKRDKDTKKVKKIKDTKRKRGLTVPETSPQESSGENPVAAKRKKMGKVKELIEPEAQRSRIKLDKASHRKSLKCKRVKKKNKRYRKYGELSTGDGPNKCNKSDQPVQQPFMAKKKKDGSRNSSNSNSSVEDLRKREPQNSESYCDQAVNKAPLGTVIEQNENSLNVHSAENASKIVQKITKESQTSFDQLTVPESGKTILTETLTVEEMPTASTEHARALICSSGHVEDATHSFKTSDDLSNLGTKEMSAETDLISGTEQEGSVQVISIELAFELSNSNNSNADQDGIACHEDVQDGKDDQMKVKDGMNKQMDIQDGQSRLQKNVSEVPDALDDQKSQLDCTHKIQNGQPNQDQPKDNCDKVEKSKQEQNKNPNKDEVMEIDEDEGIHSHEGSEISEDSEGSDDSGLNGAKTAPDSKINKRTPEGVNDVPGSFVCIFCDRIFGMKGEFTKHLNRHLVNVYYLEEAAKSQE; encoded by the exons ATGGCTGCACAAGTACTTGAACAATCCAGTGGGTCTGGCATGTTTTCCCACTCCAATATTGGTATTTCTTCTAATGAGGAACTATGTGGCCTTAATTACCTATCCAAAAATGACTTGACAGCAGCACCACAGTTGGTTATGTTAGCAAATGTTGCCTTAACTGGAGACATTAGCTGTTACGATTCCCATGGAGAGGATAGATTGATGGCAGAATTGAAAACAGTTGATGACAATTTATCAgacaatgaggaagatttgaGATCTGATGTAAATGACACCTTGCAATCAGAAAATGTAAATACAGAAAATCAAAGTGTGCCAAATGTCGTAACAAAGCGCGGATCTGAAAGTTCTTCTCAAGTCCTGAGCACAGATTCACCTGAAGTAGTGAATCCAGAGAGTTTGACAGACAAAGGAAAAAAGTCCAAACCATTTCGTTGTCGACCTTGTGACTATGAAGCTGAATCTGAGATGGAGTTTGTACATCACATCAAAGTACATAGCGCCAAAAAGTTTATTGTTGAAGAAAATGCGGAAAAACAAAGCAAATCCAAAGTTCCAGATCCTCTTCCAGAAGAGGCAGATATTTCTAAAGGGCCCATTCGCTGTGATAGGTGTGGCTATAACACAAACCGATATGATCATTATTTGGCACATCTGAAACATCATGAGAAAGTTGGAGAAAATGAGAAAGTTTATAAATGCACCATCTGCACATACACTACTGTCAGTGAATATCACTGGAAGAAGCATTTGCGGAACCACTTTCCACGAAAGGTTTATACTTGTTCACAATGTTCTTATTTCTCTGACAGAAAGAACAATTATGTGCAGCACATGAGAACCCATACAG GCGAACGACCTTACAAATGCCCACAGTGTCCTTACTCAAGTTCTCAGAAAACTCACTTGACCAGGCACATGCGCACACATTCAG GTGAGAAGCCTTTTAAATGTGATCAGTGCAACTATGTAGCATCAAACCAGCACGAGGTGACAAGACATGCTAGACAAGTTCATAATGGACCCAAACCATTAACATGCCCTCACTGTGAATACAGAACAGCTGACCGCAGCAACTTCAAAAAACATGTTGAGCTCCACGTGAATCCGCGCCAGTTTCTGTGCCCTGTCTGTAAATATGCCGCTTCTAAGAAGTGCAACTTGCAGTATCACATAAAGTCTAAGCATCCACATTGCAGTGATATCACAATGGATGTGTCAAAGGTGAAGTTGCGTACCAAACGACTTGaactggatgttcctcttgctaAAATTGGCAAGAAAATGTCAGATAAACTGAAAAGAGCTGGGGATCTGGATAAGAGGGGCACTGTCAAGGCTGAGAAAACTTCAGCTGTATCAAAGGAGCACAATTTGGGCACCATCAACTCAAAGGTGAAGGCCCAAAATTGTAAAGCTTTCAGCCACAAGCACCTATCAAGAAAAAGGGATAAGGACACAAAGAAAGTAAAGAAAATTAAGGACACCAAACGAAAGAGAGGCTTAACAGTACCTGAAACTTCACCACAGGAATCTTCAGGTGAGAACCCTGTAGcagcaaaaagaaagaaaatggggaAAGTTAAAGAGCTGATTGAACCTGAAGCACAGAGAAGCAGAATCAAATTGGACAAGGCCTCACACAGGAAAAGTCTTAAATGCAAACGAGTtaagaagaaaaacaaaagatACAGAAAATATGGTGAACTTTCGACTGGTGATGGTCCAAATAAATGTAATAAATCTGATCAGCCTGTGCAGCAACCATTTATGgctaaaaagaaaaaagatggtTCCAGAAATTCCTCTAATAGTAATTCTAGTGTTGAAGATCTGCGCAAGAGAGAGCCCCAGAATTCAGAATCATACTGTGATCAAGCAGTGAATAAAGCTCCACTTGGTACAGTTATTGAACAAAATGAGAATTCTTTGAATGTGCATTCAGCAGAAAATGCCAGCAAAATTGTCCAGAAGATTACAAAAGAGTCCCAGACTTCTTTTGACCAGTTAACTGTCCCAGAATCGGGAAAAACAATATtgactgaaacattgactgttgaGGAAATGCCCACAGCTTCCACAGAACATGCCAGGGCATTAATTTGCAGTTCTGGACATGTAGAAGATGCTACTCACTCATTCAAGACCAGTGATGATTTAAGTAATTTGGGGACAAAAGAAATGAGTGCAGAAACTGACTTAATTTCTGGTACTGAACAAGAAGGGTCTGTTCAGGTGATCAGTATTGAGCTTGCTTTTGAACTTTCTAACTCAAACAATTCAAATGCCGACCAAGATGGCATTGCATGCCATGAGGATGTCCAGGATGGCAAGGATGATCAAATGAAAGTTAAAGATGGCATGAACAAGCAGATGGACATCCAGGATGGTCAGAGCAGGCTTCAGAAAAATGTGAGTGAAGTTCCAGATGCATTGGATGATCAGAAAAGTCAGCTAGATTGTACACACAAGATTCAGAATGGTCAGCCAAACCAGGACCAACCCAAGGATAATTGTGACAAAGTTGAGAAAAGCAAGCAAGAACAGAACAAAAATCCAAACAAGGATGAGGTGATGGAAATAGATGAAGATGAAGGCATTCATAGCCATGAAGGAAGTGAAATCAGTGAAGATTCAGAAGGGAGTGACGACTCTGGTCTGAATGGAGCAAAGACTGCTCCAGACAGCAAGATTAACAAAAGGACACCAGAAGGTGTGAATGATGTTCCAGGGAGCTTTGTTTGCATATTTTGTGATCGTATTTTTGGCATGAAAGGGGAGTTTACCAAGCACCTTAATCGCCACTTGGTAAATGTGTACTATCTTGAGGAAGCAGCAAAAAGCCAGGAATAA
- the rest gene encoding RE1-silencing transcription factor isoform X2 yields the protein MAAQVLEQSSGSGMFSHSNIGISSNEELCGLNYLSKNDLTAAPQLVMLANVALTGDISCYDSHGEDRLMAELKTVDDNLSDNEEDLRSDVNDTLQSENVNTENQSVPNVVTKRGSESSSQVLSTDSPEVVNPESLTDKGKKSKPFRCRPCDYEAESEMEFVHHIKVHSAKKFIVEENAEKQSKSKVPDPLPEEADISKGPIRCDRCGYNTNRYDHYLAHLKHHEKVGENEKVYKCTICTYTTVSEYHWKKHLRNHFPRKVYTCSQCSYFSDRKNNYVQHMRTHTGERPYKCPQCPYSSSQKTHLTRHMRTHSGEKPFKCDQCNYVASNQHEVTRHARQVHNGPKPLTCPHCEYRTADRSNFKKHVELHVNPRQFLCPVCKYAASKKCNLQYHIKSKHPHCSDITMDVSKVKLRTKRLELDVPLAKIGKKMSDKLKRAGDLDKRGTVKAEKTSAVSKEHNLGTINSKVKAQNCKAFSHKHLSRKRDKDTKKVKKIKDTKRKRGLTVPETSPQESSGENPVAAKRKKMGKVKELIEPEAQRSRIKLDKASHRKSLKCKRVKKKNKRYRKYGELSTGDGPNKCNKSDQPVQQPFMAKKKKDGSRNSSNSNSSVEDLRKREPQNSESYCDQAVNKAPLGTVIEQNENSLNVHSAENASKIVQKITKESQTSFDQLTVPESGKTILTETLTVEEMPTASTEHARALICSSGHVEDATHSFKTSDDLSNLGTKEMSAETDLISGTEQEGSVQVISIELAFELSNSNNSNADQDGIACHEDVQDGKDDQMKVKDGMNKQMDIQDGQSRLQKNVSEVPDALDDQKSQLDCTHKIQNGQPNQDQPKDNCDKVEKSKQEQNKNPNKDEVMEIDEDEGIHSHEGSEISEDSEGSDDSGLNGAKTAPDSKINKRTPEDNKLNFDFKYKHLSKKMTDSCVGHKTFVALV from the exons ATGGCTGCACAAGTACTTGAACAATCCAGTGGGTCTGGCATGTTTTCCCACTCCAATATTGGTATTTCTTCTAATGAGGAACTATGTGGCCTTAATTACCTATCCAAAAATGACTTGACAGCAGCACCACAGTTGGTTATGTTAGCAAATGTTGCCTTAACTGGAGACATTAGCTGTTACGATTCCCATGGAGAGGATAGATTGATGGCAGAATTGAAAACAGTTGATGACAATTTATCAgacaatgaggaagatttgaGATCTGATGTAAATGACACCTTGCAATCAGAAAATGTAAATACAGAAAATCAAAGTGTGCCAAATGTCGTAACAAAGCGCGGATCTGAAAGTTCTTCTCAAGTCCTGAGCACAGATTCACCTGAAGTAGTGAATCCAGAGAGTTTGACAGACAAAGGAAAAAAGTCCAAACCATTTCGTTGTCGACCTTGTGACTATGAAGCTGAATCTGAGATGGAGTTTGTACATCACATCAAAGTACATAGCGCCAAAAAGTTTATTGTTGAAGAAAATGCGGAAAAACAAAGCAAATCCAAAGTTCCAGATCCTCTTCCAGAAGAGGCAGATATTTCTAAAGGGCCCATTCGCTGTGATAGGTGTGGCTATAACACAAACCGATATGATCATTATTTGGCACATCTGAAACATCATGAGAAAGTTGGAGAAAATGAGAAAGTTTATAAATGCACCATCTGCACATACACTACTGTCAGTGAATATCACTGGAAGAAGCATTTGCGGAACCACTTTCCACGAAAGGTTTATACTTGTTCACAATGTTCTTATTTCTCTGACAGAAAGAACAATTATGTGCAGCACATGAGAACCCATACAG GCGAACGACCTTACAAATGCCCACAGTGTCCTTACTCAAGTTCTCAGAAAACTCACTTGACCAGGCACATGCGCACACATTCAG GTGAGAAGCCTTTTAAATGTGATCAGTGCAACTATGTAGCATCAAACCAGCACGAGGTGACAAGACATGCTAGACAAGTTCATAATGGACCCAAACCATTAACATGCCCTCACTGTGAATACAGAACAGCTGACCGCAGCAACTTCAAAAAACATGTTGAGCTCCACGTGAATCCGCGCCAGTTTCTGTGCCCTGTCTGTAAATATGCCGCTTCTAAGAAGTGCAACTTGCAGTATCACATAAAGTCTAAGCATCCACATTGCAGTGATATCACAATGGATGTGTCAAAGGTGAAGTTGCGTACCAAACGACTTGaactggatgttcctcttgctaAAATTGGCAAGAAAATGTCAGATAAACTGAAAAGAGCTGGGGATCTGGATAAGAGGGGCACTGTCAAGGCTGAGAAAACTTCAGCTGTATCAAAGGAGCACAATTTGGGCACCATCAACTCAAAGGTGAAGGCCCAAAATTGTAAAGCTTTCAGCCACAAGCACCTATCAAGAAAAAGGGATAAGGACACAAAGAAAGTAAAGAAAATTAAGGACACCAAACGAAAGAGAGGCTTAACAGTACCTGAAACTTCACCACAGGAATCTTCAGGTGAGAACCCTGTAGcagcaaaaagaaagaaaatggggaAAGTTAAAGAGCTGATTGAACCTGAAGCACAGAGAAGCAGAATCAAATTGGACAAGGCCTCACACAGGAAAAGTCTTAAATGCAAACGAGTtaagaagaaaaacaaaagatACAGAAAATATGGTGAACTTTCGACTGGTGATGGTCCAAATAAATGTAATAAATCTGATCAGCCTGTGCAGCAACCATTTATGgctaaaaagaaaaaagatggtTCCAGAAATTCCTCTAATAGTAATTCTAGTGTTGAAGATCTGCGCAAGAGAGAGCCCCAGAATTCAGAATCATACTGTGATCAAGCAGTGAATAAAGCTCCACTTGGTACAGTTATTGAACAAAATGAGAATTCTTTGAATGTGCATTCAGCAGAAAATGCCAGCAAAATTGTCCAGAAGATTACAAAAGAGTCCCAGACTTCTTTTGACCAGTTAACTGTCCCAGAATCGGGAAAAACAATATtgactgaaacattgactgttgaGGAAATGCCCACAGCTTCCACAGAACATGCCAGGGCATTAATTTGCAGTTCTGGACATGTAGAAGATGCTACTCACTCATTCAAGACCAGTGATGATTTAAGTAATTTGGGGACAAAAGAAATGAGTGCAGAAACTGACTTAATTTCTGGTACTGAACAAGAAGGGTCTGTTCAGGTGATCAGTATTGAGCTTGCTTTTGAACTTTCTAACTCAAACAATTCAAATGCCGACCAAGATGGCATTGCATGCCATGAGGATGTCCAGGATGGCAAGGATGATCAAATGAAAGTTAAAGATGGCATGAACAAGCAGATGGACATCCAGGATGGTCAGAGCAGGCTTCAGAAAAATGTGAGTGAAGTTCCAGATGCATTGGATGATCAGAAAAGTCAGCTAGATTGTACACACAAGATTCAGAATGGTCAGCCAAACCAGGACCAACCCAAGGATAATTGTGACAAAGTTGAGAAAAGCAAGCAAGAACAGAACAAAAATCCAAACAAGGATGAGGTGATGGAAATAGATGAAGATGAAGGCATTCATAGCCATGAAGGAAGTGAAATCAGTGAAGATTCAGAAGGGAGTGACGACTCTGGTCTGAATGGAGCAAAGACTGCTCCAGACAGCAAGATTAACAAAAGGACACCAGAAG